One window from the genome of Vidua chalybeata isolate OUT-0048 chromosome 3, bVidCha1 merged haplotype, whole genome shotgun sequence encodes:
- the STX11 gene encoding syntaxin-11, with protein MKDRLSELREFARLHNQQFSDSDDDENSPQDILLYETDYALEILHKDIQSIRTENDHLKADVNRLRKQNTRFLTSMRRLSSIKRDTNCIARDIKSRGESIHRKLQVMRDFCEDAITKYGAMSVIARVAKNHYVDLMHTFQDAMFDYNATEMNQRENCKIRIQRQLEIMGKEVSGHQIEEMIEQGKWDVFSENLLSDVKGARAALNEIETRHKELVKLEGRIKEVHELFLQVALLVEEQADTFDVIEINMQNVEDYVGDAKDQVKRALEYRRRHPLRTILCCCLSCCRR; from the coding sequence ATGAAAGATCGTTTAAGTGAGCTGCGTGAATTTGCCAGGTTACACAACCAACAGTTTTCTGATAGCGATGATGATGAAAATTCACCCCAGGATATTCTCCTTTATGAGACGGATTATGCCTTGGAAATCCTTCATAAGGACATACAGAGCATCCGGACAGAAAATGACCACCTAAAAGCGGATGTCAACCGTCTCAGAAAGCAAAACACCCGCTTCCTTACTTCCATGCGCCGTCTTAGTAGCATCAAACGAGATACTAATTGTATTGCCAGAGACATTAAGAGCCGTGGAGAAAGCATCCACAGGAAACTGCAGGTAATGAGAGATTTCTGTGAAGATGCAATAACAAAATACGGAGCTATGTCTGTCATTGCGAGGGTGGCGAAGAACCACTATGTTGACCTCATGCACACATTTCAGGATGCTATGTTTGATTACAATGCAACAGAGATGAACCAGCGGGAGAACTGCAAGATTCGAATTCAGCGGCAGCTGGAGATCATGGGCAAAGAAGTTTCTGGCCACCAGATTGAGGAGATGATTGAGCAAGGCAAATGGGATGTCTTCTCTGAGAATCTCTTGTCGGATGTTAAGGGAGCTCGCGCAGCCTTGAATGAGATAGAGACGCGGCACAAGGAACTGGTGAAGTTAGAAGGTCGCATTAAGGAAGTTCATGAGCTCTTTCTGCAGGTGGCCCTCCTAGTGGAGGAACAGGCAGACACCTTTGATGTTATTGAGATAAATATGCAAAATGTTGAGGACTATGTAGGAGATGCTAAAGACCAAGTGAAAAGAGCTTTGGAATACAGGAGAAGACATCCCCTCAGAACAATACTCTGCTGCTGCTTATCATGTTGTAGAAGGTGA